The Desulfobulbaceae bacterium genome contains a region encoding:
- a CDS encoding winged helix-turn-helix transcriptional regulator, giving the protein MKPFIRVMKALSDPNRIKIVKMLEKKELCVCEITALLGLAQSTVSKHLKLLEDAGLVNSEKNGLWVNYRLADGSEGSPYAGTLLKNMKGWLNDEAVVRDLALQLVHVDRARICAA; this is encoded by the coding sequence ATGAAACCATTTATCCGGGTTATGAAGGCCCTTTCCGACCCCAACAGAATTAAAATCGTCAAAATGCTGGAGAAAAAAGAACTCTGCGTCTGTGAGATCACCGCCCTTCTGGGGTTGGCTCAATCAACGGTGTCTAAGCATCTGAAGCTGCTTGAGGATGCGGGGCTGGTTAATTCCGAGAAGAACGGCCTCTGGGTGAACTACCGATTGGCAGACGGCAGCGAGGGGTCACCCTATGCCGGCACATTGCTGAAAAACATGAAGGGATGGCTCAACGATGAGGCTGTGGTGCGTGATCTTGCCCTTCAGCTTGTACATGTGGACAGAGCGCGGATCTGCGCCGCATAA
- a CDS encoding permease, with product MEWKREWRALAWIVAGFLACYYLPVGISRFDNAVMEALHLVKWYAEEHVLLCLVPAFFIAGAIAVFVSQASVLKYLGAKANKVLAYGVASISGTILAVCSCTILPLFAGIYRMGAGLGPATAFLYSGPAINILAIILTARILGPELGIARAIGAIVFAVIIGLLMAFFFRKEEQEKAAAQALMPEPEVTRPLWQNIFYFAAMIGILVFVNWGKPDQASGVWNSIYVNKWLITSGFSTAFGLMLMTWYGLPKWQVVLAATPAVVMALLFSNHPTLAFVAGFVGLSFLISTREDENGEWFRESWGFAKQILPLLLFGVLVAGLLLGRPGNEGLIPSEWVSWAVGGNSLAANFFASFAGAFMYFATLTEVPILQGLIGNGMGKGPALALLLAGPALSLPNMLVIRSVIGTKKTVVFVALVVVMATAAGMIFGTFF from the coding sequence ATGGAGTGGAAAAGAGAATGGAGGGCGCTGGCCTGGATTGTCGCTGGCTTTCTGGCTTGTTATTATCTGCCGGTGGGTATCAGTCGGTTCGATAATGCGGTCATGGAGGCCTTACATCTGGTTAAATGGTATGCGGAAGAGCATGTGCTGCTCTGCCTGGTGCCGGCCTTTTTCATTGCCGGGGCGATTGCGGTCTTTGTCAGCCAGGCCTCGGTACTGAAATATCTGGGCGCTAAGGCCAACAAGGTCTTGGCCTATGGGGTCGCCTCGATCTCCGGAACCATTCTGGCCGTCTGTTCATGTACTATTCTGCCCCTTTTTGCCGGTATCTATCGAATGGGCGCCGGACTTGGGCCGGCTACCGCCTTTCTTTACTCCGGTCCGGCAATTAATATTCTGGCCATCATCCTTACTGCCCGCATCCTTGGCCCTGAACTTGGTATTGCCAGGGCGATTGGCGCTATTGTCTTTGCCGTTATTATTGGTCTACTGATGGCCTTCTTTTTCCGCAAAGAAGAGCAGGAAAAGGCAGCGGCTCAGGCCTTGATGCCTGAGCCGGAAGTAACCCGTCCGCTGTGGCAAAATATTTTCTATTTCGCCGCCATGATCGGCATTCTGGTTTTTGTCAACTGGGGTAAGCCCGATCAGGCAAGCGGTGTGTGGAATTCCATTTATGTCAATAAATGGCTGATTACCAGTGGCTTTTCCACAGCCTTCGGCCTGATGCTCATGACCTGGTACGGTCTGCCGAAATGGCAGGTTGTGCTGGCCGCTACTCCGGCGGTGGTTATGGCCCTGCTTTTTTCAAACCACCCGACGTTGGCCTTTGTGGCGGGGTTTGTCGGCCTTTCTTTTCTGATCAGCACCCGCGAAGACGAAAACGGCGAGTGGTTTCGGGAATCATGGGGGTTCGCCAAGCAGATCTTGCCGCTCCTGCTCTTTGGCGTGCTGGTCGCAGGGCTGCTCCTCGGTCGACCCGGTAATGAAGGGCTTATTCCCTCGGAGTGGGTGAGCTGGGCTGTGGGCGGCAATTCGTTGGCAGCCAACTTTTTTGCCTCCTTTGCCGGGGCCTTCATGTATTTTGCAACTCTCACCGAGGTGCCGATCCTACAAGGGCTGATCGGCAACGGCATGGGCAAGGGGCCTGCACTCGCTCTGCTCTTGGCCGGGCCAGCTTTAAGCCTGCCCAACATGTTGGTAATCAGAAGCGTCATAGGTACCAAAAAAACAGTTGTTTTTGTCGCGCTGGTAGTGGTGATGGCCACAGCGGCCGGAATGATATTCGGAACATTTTTCTAA
- a CDS encoding TM0996/MTH895 family glutaredoxin-like protein, with product MEIKVCGPGCAKCTEAERIVNEALGEAGKEATVEKVSDFNEFAKLGIFSTPAVVIDGQVKSVGKVPTKKEVLGWIS from the coding sequence ATGGAAATCAAGGTATGCGGACCAGGTTGTGCTAAATGCACGGAAGCCGAACGAATTGTCAATGAGGCCCTGGGCGAGGCGGGGAAAGAGGCCACTGTTGAGAAGGTCTCTGATTTTAATGAGTTCGCCAAACTCGGCATCTTTTCCACCCCGGCGGTGGTCATCGACGGCCAGGTGAAGAGCGTTGGCAAAGTTCCCACCAAGAAAGAAGTACTCGGCTGGATCTCGTAA